CAACTTTGGAACCGTCCTGGTGGCATATTCGCAGTTTTTGAATCAACATTTTCTGTTCTTCTGCTTCCTAACCATTCTTCTTGAGCGAGTCTTTTCGGCGATGTGGGAGCCGAAGGAAAAATATTTCAAAGATTCCATTTTAATTGGGACTTGTGCTGGGATCCTCTATGGCTGTGATCAGGCGGCTGGTCCCTCTTTAGTTGTTGCATTGGGGATTTATGGAGTTCTGACGCAATCCTGGAGAAGAAATCTAACGATTATTATCTCGGCTCTCCCCTGGCTTCTCCTCCACCACATCGTCAATTACCAAATCGGTGGCTCATTTGCTCCTGCAAATTCAAATCCAGACTACTTGAAATGGCCAGGTTCTGCATTTCACGTTGGAAATATGACAGGGGTGATCCCTGACCGTTCCGTTGGAGTGTTAATTGGATATGGGTTTGAAATGCTGATTGGGAAAAAAGGATTCATTGGTCATAACCCGACCCTCTATCTTGCAGTCGTAGGATGGGTTCTTCTGAGAAAAGCATCTCAAAATCCTCCATTGAATCGGTTTCTTGAAATGATTGCAATCTGGACTGGAATGACATTTGTGGCATACCTTCTCTTCTCAAACAACGCATCTGGTGCATGTTTATCCGTCAGATGGTTCGTCCCGTTTCTTGCCCCTGGATATATCGTTTTGATGCTCTTGCTTGCGAATCTGCCAGCAGTTCGACCAGTGTTGATCATCCTGACCGTAACTGGTTTCCTACTCGGGCTTTCGATGGTACTTCGCGGACCATGGACTCAGCGAATGCTGCCCGGATATTGGATAATTCAGGGAATCGGACTCGCCGCCGCTTGCGTGACATGGTATAAGATCAGTGCCTCCCTCTCCACCCGGAATCTTCGTGTCGTTCATTGACTTGTTCGAGCAATGTATGAAAAATATCGATTCCCCACAAAAACTCCGAGCTGGTATGGTGGGGCTTGGGATGATTTTCGATGAGACGTATCGACCATTCTTCGAGCGTGCGCAAGAAGAGGGAATTTATCGGAAATCATTCGGCCCTACTTCCATCGAGTTGGGTGGAATCGTGACGCGCACCGGACATCGTGCCGCACGCTATTTGGCGAATCGACCGAAGACCGATATTCCATGTGATTCGTTTGTCGGTGAACATGGCTTGAGCGAACTGCTACAACAGACCGACATTAACGTTGTTTGCGTCGCTACTCCCGACGATCGACATTTTGATGTCTCGATCCAAGCGATCCGATCTGGAAAGCACGTCCTCATCGAGAAGCCATCCGTCTTGACTCTCGTTCAGTTGGATCAGCTTCAGGCCGCAGCCGAGAAACACCAAGTTTTGGTAAAAGTGGTCTACCACAAACTTCTCGATCCGGATCACAAAAAGCTCAGAACCCATGTCGCGAATGGAATTCTGCAGCATGTCAATAATGGATATTGTTCACTTCTAGAACCAAAATCGATTTCCGGTTCACAGTTTGCTGAATGGATCACAGGTCGAAATCCAAGTACCTACGTTGCGGTTCACTATATCAAACTGATCGATTTTACGTTTCACACAGATTGGCAGTTGCATCGAATCACAGCAACTGGACAACGAGGACTTGTTGATTCCCCGACGGGTCCGACATGGGATTCCAACCAGATTCAGGTCATTTACCGATATCCGGATGGGCGTGAAGCTGCATTCGATATTCATACATCCTGGGTGAATCCAGACAACTTTCCTGGGTATGTTGACCAGGAAGTCCAGTTTCGATTCGATAACGGAATTTGGAATGCCCATCAACGGAAACGAGGCGTTGAAATTGCGGTTGAGCACCAATCTCCCAATCCGATTAAGTACACACCGAATCATCATTACAATGGGTCATTCATCGAACCCTGGGGAGATGCGAGTCAACGCGGTTATGGAATTGAGGTAATTGAGCGGTTTTTTGAAGAAGTTGCCTTCGTCGAATTTGGAGGAAAGACCGAAGAAAGACGATCACGACTCGAGAAGATGCAGAAACTCGACTACAACGATATTCGAACGGACCGGAATACCGTGGCAATTGTTCAGGCGGTCGAAGCAGTTTTGGAGGAAGCCGTGCAAAATCGCCCTGGTTCGACGGTGTTTGTCAATCACTCCAAAGGCGGTTTAGTTCTCTTTTCTCCTGGAATCAGCGAACCTCGAGTGTTATACGCCGGTCAAGTATAAACTTCGGATTTCTGACGAAAGCATTGGATCGATGCTGGTAATCTCCGTTTCGATTCCAGTATACTTCCTTGAAAGTGATTCATTTTCCATACCCCTACCCCAGATAAGGATGTGGCCAAGATGACCGCACCTATTCATCATCCTCACGAACACGAATCTAACCTCCTTCGAGATCATATTTCCCATCTCGAACCGCGATCGCTTCGCACCTACACCCCTTCACTTGCAGTTTTGGCCAAGAGTGCTGGGGTCTTTCATTGGACACCCGAAGGAAAGCGCCTGTATGATTTTTCGTCAGGTGTGTTAGTCGCCAATTTAGGGCATAATCCGATTCGTTGGATGCAGCGGTTTCAACAATACATGGGATGGCCAACCGGTGCGATCCAACAAACAGATGATGCACCGGATGGATATTTCTCAGCGGTAACCATGACCGCCTACAACGGGATAACACCGGTTGAGACGCTTGCAAGCCGCCGATTACTGGAAACCGTACAGAGCGTTCCGGGAGGAGCTCGACTCCAACAAGTGATGTGGGCTGCTTCTGGATCGGAAGCAATCCAAAAAGCACTTTGGACTGCAATGGCGTTCGACCGAACTCGCCCGATGATCCTTGCGACTCGCTTTGGTTTTCATGGCAAGAAAGGTCTTGCCAACGCGATCACAGGGAGCGAACACGACGCCGAACGAGATCCCCGCGTCCGATTTATTAGCTTCCCCATGCATGAATCTCGAGACTTAACGCTTCGGACGCATTCGTTCGATCCGACTCCATATCGAAAAGAATTAGAGGCACTTTACCATCAATATGGTCAAAAAATTGGCTGTCTGGTGACTGAGCCATATTTAGGTGGCGGTGGGTCATATCACCCACCAATTGCATACCACCAAATGCTTCAGGATTTCTGTCGCGAGCACGACATTTTGTTGATTTTTGATGAGGTGCAGGCAAACTTCGGTCGAACCGGAAACCTATTTGCATACACCACTTATGGTGTTGAGCCAGATATGGTCGTGCTCGGGAAAGGTCTCGGGAACGGTGTTCCGGTTGCTGCGGTCGTTGGTCGCCGCGATCTCTTCCAATCCATGGCATATGGGGAAGGATCCGATACTTGGAGCGCAAATCCGTTATGTTGCGCCTCGGTATTGGCAACGCTCGATGAATTTGCTGATCCTGAAGTTATGCACAACTGCCATCGCTCTTCAGCAATTATTGAAGCTGGTCTCTGTGAATTAAAGTCTTTTCCATTTGTTGCTCACGTTCGAGGTGAGAACGGCGGGATGGTCTGGGGCGTCGAAATGCAAGATTATGCAGGTCGAACCGCTCAGGAATGGGCCAATGCAGTTGTGCTTGCCGCCTATCATGGTGATGGTGACGATGCAACTTGTGATGGAATCCATTTGTTAGGCCCACTCTCAAAGAAGATTGTCCGAATCTCCCCTCCCCTCACGATTTCTCAATCAGAAGCCACAGACTCGATGCGAATTCTGCATGGAGCGATTTCGAGATTGAACCAATCGGTCGGGAAATCCGTAGAAGTGAAATCCGCTTACGTTGGGGTGAATTGATTTTGCTGAGGTAGCGAAATGACCATGGCTTCCTTCATAACCCTCTGGATTGAAGGTATTTCAAGTTTACTTGGAATTCTTGAATTTGAAGTGCGAGCCTTTCTCACAGTCGGCCTTGTTTGTCTGATTTGTGGATTGGTTGGGGCCATGGTCATGGCAAACCGGATGGCATTCTTCAGCGATGCGATGGCACATTGCTCATTTGCTGGCGTCGCATTAGGGATGTTAACAGTCCTAATGTTTGGATATTCGCTGAAAGCTGGTGATGCACAAGATTGGTTAGTTCCATTAGTGATGGTTCTGTTCTCAGTACTTATTGGATTTGGGATTGCGTGGGTCCGGGAACGGACTAATCTTGCTACCGATGCAATTATTGGGGTGTTTTTTGCCGGCGCGATGGGATTTGGTGCACTTCTCCTGACGGCTCTGCGAAATCGATCGCGATTTGATCCCGAAGGATTTCTATTTGGGAATCCATGGGTCGCTACTGATATCGATCTATTCTATTTGCTGATACTGCTTGGATTTACGACTATCCTCATGATCGGTCGACAAAATTCATTTCTACTAAGCAGTTTTAATCAGACACTTGCGAAGTCGAGAGGAACTTCAACACGGATCAATCAGTATCTGTTTATTGTTCTCCTCGCCTTGATTGTGAATTTCTCGCTTCGTGCAGTAGGTGTTCTGTTGATTAACGGGCTAATTATTGTGCCTGCTGCTTCTGCAGCGAACATTGCCCGGAATATTCGTGAACTTTACCTGTGGTCGATCGGCCTCAGCGTCACTTCCGGTCTTGGGGGACTTCTCGTGAGTTCCCACCTGAAACTTCCCATGCCGGAAGGGCCGCCGCTTGAATTCGGCCCAAGCGGTCCCATTCTATTGATTGCGGTATTCGGATTCTTTTTCACTCTGGCACTCGCTGCGAACCGAGCTTGGAATGAGCGGTTTGCGTCTGGGCGAAGCAACCCGAACACGAGTTGTCCCGAGCATCCTGACTCGCCGAATGAACCCTTCTGTCTGCACTGAGCGTATTGCTAGTAATTGTGCATTCGAACCAAACCTTCAATCGGCGAGAGACGAGTCGTGGAAGAACAGGTAAAAGACTTCGTCATTACATTCTCTTCCATTTTATGGGAGGCATTTCCGTTCATTGTACTCGGGGCCCTCGTTGCAGGGATTCTCGAAGAAATGGTGCCACAACAAGCGATTGCGAAAATTGTCCCGAAGAGCCGCCTTCTGGCGGTAATGTTGGGCGGTGGGCTGGGCCTGATTTTCCCGATGTGTGAATGTGGGATTGTCCCGATTATGCGGCGTCTCTTGCGCAAAGGACTTCCGCTCGGGACTTGTATTGCGTATATGCTTGCTGGTCCAATTATCAATCTTGTTGTGATTGCCAGCACTGCTGTCGCGTTTTATCCACATGGAATCGGGCTTGAGATGGTGGTCCTTCGCGTGGGAATCGGATTTCTGATTGCCTGCACAACTGCCGCGGTGGTCGAATTTGTTCTCGTGCCGAAGCATGGCGATTCACTCCTCACCGAAGTTGCACGACCGCCGAAGCCGAGCTCGAATCCGTTGTCATTGACAGTCGTGGAAGACACAAATGAAGTGCATCCGGCAGAAAACCGAGCAGGCGAATCTCGACCATTCTTCCAGCGGCTTGGGAATATTTCGGAGACCGCATTACATGATTTCGTCGATATCATGGTCTTTGTGATTCTCGGATCCATTTTAGCTGCAATGGCCAAGCTATTTCTCACGGCAGATCAAGTTTCGAACTTGTCGATGACCTACCCTGCTTTGGCAATTTTGGCCATGATGGGGTTGGCAATTCTGTTATGCCTCTGTAGTGAGGCTGATGCGTTTGTCGCCGCGAGTTTCACGACACTGCATCCTTCTGCGAAACTTGCATTCCTGGTGCTCGGGCCAATGTTCGACTTGAAACTGCTTCTGATGTACACCCGGGTCTTTAAGCGCCGGCTCATCCTCACCATCGTAAGCTGTGTGATTATCCAAGTTTTTGTTTACATGATGCTTGTTCATGTTGCTTGGAATGCATTGGGTTTGCCAACGTCTTCAATCGGTATCGAAGTCCCAGTAGCGACCGAAAATCAATGATTCATCCGACGGAGATGCTCCTATGCCGCACGGTCATTCGCATGCCGATCAACCGAATTATTTCTTGGATCAGCTTTCATCGATCATCGTTTGTGGGGCAATTGGTGTCGTTGGGATCTTAATGTATCGCTCCGGAATGTT
This DNA window, taken from Tuwongella immobilis, encodes the following:
- a CDS encoding Gfo/Idh/MocA family protein, giving the protein MSFIDLFEQCMKNIDSPQKLRAGMVGLGMIFDETYRPFFERAQEEGIYRKSFGPTSIELGGIVTRTGHRAARYLANRPKTDIPCDSFVGEHGLSELLQQTDINVVCVATPDDRHFDVSIQAIRSGKHVLIEKPSVLTLVQLDQLQAAAEKHQVLVKVVYHKLLDPDHKKLRTHVANGILQHVNNGYCSLLEPKSISGSQFAEWITGRNPSTYVAVHYIKLIDFTFHTDWQLHRITATGQRGLVDSPTGPTWDSNQIQVIYRYPDGREAAFDIHTSWVNPDNFPGYVDQEVQFRFDNGIWNAHQRKRGVEIAVEHQSPNPIKYTPNHHYNGSFIEPWGDASQRGYGIEVIERFFEEVAFVEFGGKTEERRSRLEKMQKLDYNDIRTDRNTVAIVQAVEAVLEEAVQNRPGSTVFVNHSKGGLVLFSPGISEPRVLYAGQV
- a CDS encoding aspartate aminotransferase family protein, with amino-acid sequence MTAPIHHPHEHESNLLRDHISHLEPRSLRTYTPSLAVLAKSAGVFHWTPEGKRLYDFSSGVLVANLGHNPIRWMQRFQQYMGWPTGAIQQTDDAPDGYFSAVTMTAYNGITPVETLASRRLLETVQSVPGGARLQQVMWAASGSEAIQKALWTAMAFDRTRPMILATRFGFHGKKGLANAITGSEHDAERDPRVRFISFPMHESRDLTLRTHSFDPTPYRKELEALYHQYGQKIGCLVTEPYLGGGGSYHPPIAYHQMLQDFCREHDILLIFDEVQANFGRTGNLFAYTTYGVEPDMVVLGKGLGNGVPVAAVVGRRDLFQSMAYGEGSDTWSANPLCCASVLATLDEFADPEVMHNCHRSSAIIEAGLCELKSFPFVAHVRGENGGMVWGVEMQDYAGRTAQEWANAVVLAAYHGDGDDATCDGIHLLGPLSKKIVRISPPLTISQSEATDSMRILHGAISRLNQSVGKSVEVKSAYVGVN
- a CDS encoding metal ABC transporter permease is translated as MTMASFITLWIEGISSLLGILEFEVRAFLTVGLVCLICGLVGAMVMANRMAFFSDAMAHCSFAGVALGMLTVLMFGYSLKAGDAQDWLVPLVMVLFSVLIGFGIAWVRERTNLATDAIIGVFFAGAMGFGALLLTALRNRSRFDPEGFLFGNPWVATDIDLFYLLILLGFTTILMIGRQNSFLLSSFNQTLAKSRGTSTRINQYLFIVLLALIVNFSLRAVGVLLINGLIIVPAASAANIARNIRELYLWSIGLSVTSGLGGLLVSSHLKLPMPEGPPLEFGPSGPILLIAVFGFFFTLALAANRAWNERFASGRSNPNTSCPEHPDSPNEPFCLH
- a CDS encoding permease, which produces MEEQVKDFVITFSSILWEAFPFIVLGALVAGILEEMVPQQAIAKIVPKSRLLAVMLGGGLGLIFPMCECGIVPIMRRLLRKGLPLGTCIAYMLAGPIINLVVIASTAVAFYPHGIGLEMVVLRVGIGFLIACTTAAVVEFVLVPKHGDSLLTEVARPPKPSSNPLSLTVVEDTNEVHPAENRAGESRPFFQRLGNISETALHDFVDIMVFVILGSILAAMAKLFLTADQVSNLSMTYPALAILAMMGLAILLCLCSEADAFVAASFTTLHPSAKLAFLVLGPMFDLKLLLMYTRVFKRRLILTIVSCVIIQVFVYMMLVHVAWNALGLPTSSIGIEVPVATENQ